One part of the Segnochrobactrum spirostomi genome encodes these proteins:
- a CDS encoding aromatic ring-hydroxylating oxygenase subunit alpha: protein MSLASSQPVGLQATLPSSWYLEDRIYGLEKEHIFLREWFCAGRESDVAAPGSHLVVELFGQSVIVVRTQEGGLRAFYNVCRHRGAELCTRAGLEARPGRADLRGGVVGRNLIRCAYHSWAYDFEGDLVAAPHLVAAPGFRKEDFSLHPVGVDTWGGFLFLNFTPAEAPPLMSVLGPMAERIARYPLADLRVGASLHYEVEANWKVIAENYNECYHCAGVHPELCSVVPAFRENGGAMLDWERGIPHRDGAYTFTATGTTTRRPFPGLDADELVRHKGELVYPNLMASLACDHAACFVLTPKGPSRTDIECLFLFEPSEIEKPGFDPSDAVDFWDLVNRQDWSVCERVQRGMANRVHQSGFYAPMEDWNLDIRRYVTDRIGDYV, encoded by the coding sequence GTGAGCCTCGCATCCTCTCAACCCGTCGGCCTTCAGGCGACGCTGCCGTCGTCCTGGTATCTCGAAGACCGCATCTACGGCCTCGAGAAGGAGCACATCTTCCTCCGGGAATGGTTCTGCGCCGGCCGCGAATCCGACGTCGCGGCGCCGGGCTCGCATCTCGTCGTCGAGCTGTTCGGCCAGAGCGTCATCGTGGTGCGCACGCAAGAGGGCGGGCTCCGCGCCTTCTACAATGTGTGCCGCCACCGCGGCGCCGAACTCTGCACCCGCGCCGGGCTCGAGGCCCGGCCGGGGCGGGCCGACCTCCGGGGCGGCGTGGTCGGACGCAACCTCATCCGCTGCGCCTACCATTCCTGGGCCTACGATTTCGAGGGCGACCTCGTCGCCGCCCCGCACCTCGTCGCCGCCCCCGGCTTCCGCAAGGAGGATTTCTCGCTCCACCCGGTCGGCGTCGACACCTGGGGCGGCTTCCTGTTCCTGAACTTCACGCCGGCCGAGGCGCCGCCTCTGATGAGCGTGCTCGGCCCCATGGCCGAGCGCATCGCCCGCTATCCCCTCGCCGATCTGCGCGTCGGCGCGAGCCTCCATTACGAGGTGGAGGCGAACTGGAAGGTGATCGCCGAGAACTACAACGAGTGCTACCACTGCGCCGGCGTCCACCCGGAACTCTGCTCGGTGGTGCCGGCCTTCCGCGAGAACGGCGGGGCCATGCTCGATTGGGAGCGCGGCATCCCCCACCGCGACGGCGCCTACACCTTCACGGCGACCGGCACGACGACCCGGCGCCCCTTCCCGGGCCTCGACGCCGACGAGCTCGTCCGCCACAAGGGCGAGCTCGTCTACCCGAACCTGATGGCGAGCCTCGCCTGCGACCACGCCGCCTGCTTCGTGCTGACCCCCAAGGGGCCGAGCCGCACCGACATCGAATGCCTCTTCCTGTTCGAGCCGTCGGAGATCGAGAAGCCGGGCTTCGACCCGTCGGACGCGGTCGATTTCTGGGACCTCGTCAACCGGCAGGATTGGTCCGTGTGCGAGCGCGTGCAGCGGGGCATGGCGAACCGCGTCCACCAGTCGGGCTTCTACGCGCCGATGGAGGACTGGAACCTCGACATCCGCCGCTACGTCACAGATCGCATCGGCGATTATGTGTGA